Part of the Paenibacillus aurantius genome, ATGGAATTGTATTTATCGAATTGCAATTGAATGTCTGGTTTCCCCTGGATACCGCGAATCCAGCTATTTTCTACATCTACAATATGAATAAGTGTAGAAAGGATGCCACCTACACCGCCAATGCGTTTTCGCATCAATTCATCTCTTGAAATTTGTTCGGATAATTCAAACCATTCATCTCTGACCATCCAGTTATATCGAAATAAATTTATCAATTGATACCCCCTATGCACTTACCACTTAATTCCTAGCACTAGGAAGATTCGATCAATTAAAACATTATTCCTTTATTGCTACGCAAATCTGCCCTTTAGCTCAACGACAGAAGGAGCAGCTGCCGCGGCGGTAAGCTGCTCCCTGGATCGCTGAACTAACGTACCCGTTAGCTCAATCCCGAAGCTGATCTAAAAAATCAAGCCAGTTACCTCTAAAACTTTTTTTCGTCTATTTCATGGGACGATCTTTTCCATCGATATATGTCCTAGACATAGCACAAGGCTGTCGATACACGCCTACAGCCTTATCTTTGTTCGTTTCTCGTTACGATAACCAAGTTACTTCGCGGTCGTGCAGGAAATGCCTTGGTTTATTCGACTAAACTCAGATGGAGGGCAGGAATTTTTAATGAAGTGTTAACCTGCCTTCGTTAAGCTGCCTTATCTGTTCTTCCGACATGTACTTTATTTTATTTTTGCCTTCTGCTCCCCTCAATGTGATACCATATTTCTTATTGATGTAATCATGAAACTCTTTCATGTTTTTTTCTGTAACTTCCGTCAACTGCTGTCCATCGTCCATCCTCGCTAGGATTATCCCGATAACTTCTGCTGCCAACGAAGTATTTGGCTGAATTCGAGCGCTGCCATATGCCACTGCTGAAGCTCCTATATTTTTACCAGCAGTGATAATGTTCGTATATCCTTTGGGTATAAACGCACGTAGCGGGATACCATATTGGTCCGGATCTCCCTTTCTCTCGCCCCATGGATGATCCATCGTTCCCTGAAGATCAATGGGATAACCTGCAATGCTTACATTGTCCCAAAACATTTTCCCGCTCATCTGATCAGAAGCCTGCAGAATATACTCGGTTTCGTATCGATCAAAATCACGGATATATAAATAATTAGGGAAACCGTTAACCTCAGCATTTTCCCATCCTGGCAGTTCTTTTCGTAGGTGCGGCAATATACGTTCCGTCTCCCGTTTGCCAAGTTCTATTGCATTCCGAATACTCTCTTCACGGGCGGGATCGACGTTGTATAATAGGAGTGCGTTGATCAATACCTCACCATCGCGTTGGTTAATCGTATTTAAGCCGCGTAAGAATACTTCTTTGCTGCTGGCTTTATAACTGCCGCCAACATTGCCAAATCCCCAAGTGAACTTATCGGTTACTGTTGACTCACCGCCATATTTTTTGGTTATATCGTCTTTGCTGAGGCGATTTATTTCTCGTTTGAACTTATCCCAATCAACATTTCGGAACTTCATCATCATTGAGGCTGCCATGTAGTCCTTGGTTTTCCCCGTTTCATTAAAAACCGTCTCAATTCCTGGAATCCTGCTTATGCCTAGGCGACTTGTGATGGCGGAAAAATCCGTGTTTTCTACCCAGTATTTTGCCGTTATTTTCTTCTCCTCTCCCTCTTTTGTACGGTAGCTGATGGAATGTAATGTTTTATTCGAAGTCTTTGCATCTCTTTTTATGTCCAATGTTGTTATCGTGATGGCTGTCTCCACAGGTATTCCCTCGATTAAGGTCTTGTAATAGTCCGAAAATTCGCCTGCCTTGCGTATGTCGCCTTTTTTGTATCGATCAAAAAGTTCTTTGACCCTTCCTTGCAGCAACGACCTACCTCCGTCCGCGATTGCTTCATCTAAATAGTGCATTTCACCTTGAATCAGCTGACCGCCTGATAGGTCTCTCGGATCCAAAACAACAATTGATAAACCCTCATCTTTTGCGGCCCTCGCCAGATAGATTCCTTCTATTTCTGAACCAATTACTACGATATCAGGGTTGTTTGGATCCAAATTGGTGTTGTCTACTACTTCCAACTTTTCTTTACAAGCGGTGAACAACAACAGAAGCGACACCATTAGGATTGCGCAATGTTTCATAGTCCCCTCCAGATTTAAGTAGCATCACATGAGCCAAACATATGTAGTGAGCTGGCTCATGAATCTAAATTGATCCCCATTGACAGACCAACTGCTACATCTGTGATTTCCATGTCCTTCGACGGCAGACAGGAACCAAACAGCTTAAATTCTAACTTAGCCTCCCACATTATAAACGCGATATCAGGGTTGAATTTGACGAACACCGCCTTCTTTTTCCCAAAATACAAAAAAAACCATACGTGTAACGGTGTTCTTTTGAACCTCGTTATATACAAGAAAGACAGCCGATCCACCTTATACTCGGCTGCCTATCATTTTTTGAACTATCGTACCCATTAGCTTAACGAGCCGTATTTCTTCGCAGGAGCCTCGTTGATTTTTTTTATTTTACTATTTTAACCCGTTGGCGTAACTATTCAGACTCATCAAATTACCCAATTGGTCTCAGCCGATCCCTGTAGCCTCGGCCCCTTGATTTTTCGTGTCGCGCATCGTATCGAGAAGGATGAGTGCCACACCGATGGTGATGCCGATGTCTGCAACGTTGAAGATCGGGAAGATATAGCTCCCGAATGTCAGCTGGAAGAAGTCGACAACCTCGCCGTACAGCGCCCTATCGAGCAGGTTTCCGATCGCGCCGCCGAGAATCAAACCCAGCGCGGACAGAAGAAGAGCTTTGCCCGAACTCCGGCTTCTCTGAATATACCATAGGAGGCCGGTCACGACAGCGGTCGTTATGACGATGAAGAACAGCCGCTGGTTGGGCAGCATGCTGAATGCTGCGCCGTTGTTCTTATATAGATGAATTTTGAAAAACTCGCCGATCACAGAAAGCTGATCGCCGACCTCCATGCTGCCGGAGACAATTTTCTTCGTAATCTGGTCCAACACAAGCACGACAAGCGCAATCCAGTAAGAATAGGATTTCACTGCGTTTCCCCCGAATCTGCCCGTTAGCATAACAAGGCTGCCATACATCTTCGCGACAGCATTGCCAATTCCCTTTATTTTACTATCGTATCCGTTAGCATAATCATTTACCGGAGTTGATTACCATGAAATATCTTGAGAATAAAATCGCGATCAGGAACCTCTAATTTGGAATAAGATTTTAGGAACTCTGTATTGTCATACTTAACCTCTTTCAACTCTATCCTTGATTGCCCTTCAGCAATCTGTACAAGTGCAAAACGAGCGGCAGGTTTCTCGTAACAACCAAGTGAACCTGGGTTCAGAAACGTATGATCATGATTCGCAAAGTAATGGCTGGGATGATGATGGCCGAAACAAATAAGGTTTTCTTGACGGTCAGAAAATAGTTCAACGAGATTGGGCAAGCTTGGTTCAACAACAGAACTAAAGGGATCTTTACTGATGTGGTCTTTAAATCTTTCTTGATTTATATGGTAATGAATCATCAATACGTCTAAAGCTTCATGCGTAAATTTTATAGCCCTAGGCAAATTGTTCAGCTTTTGAATAAAGGAATACTCCAGTCTACTTGCTATCCATTCGTGATGGCTTCTTACATGCAAATGACTATTTGGGTATTCTTCTCCATTAAGAAGTGCTAACACTGCCTCATCATGGTTACCTGTTATCATAGAAATATCATTCCTGGCGAACAGCATGTGGAGCACTTCATTACTATCGGGACCAATACCTATCATGTCACCAAGACAAAATATACGATGAACCCCTGATTGATCAATTGCTTGGAGGGCAGCTCTCAGTGCTGGGTAATTACCGTGTATGTCGGTTATAACAGCGAACATTTTTTAAGGTCTCCTTTTTAGGTCTCCTTTTCAGCTTCTATATCTCTGTTGTATAGAACGATTTAATGTACCTATCCAGCCCATACTTAATGATTGGCCTACAGGTAATAAAAGCGATGGATCGGGTCCACCGCTGCTCTCTCGTACCCGTTAGCGCAGTGGATGGTCCTATTCGTATCCAGGTGCAATGATGTATTGGGCTGTCATTGAGCGTCCCGTAAGTTACTGTCATTGGCGTTCATTTGCTTCGATTTGATGGAGGATTTCGTTAACGACGCGCGCGATCGGTGCGGTGGCATCGATTATAATCCCCTTTTTGGGAACGCCTTCTTTCGTTTGATACATTCGCGCACTGATTTCCCGTTCCTCTGGTCTGCCTCCCCAGTCAGTTGGGTCCAGTGCCACTCGCTCATCAATCCGCCGGAGACTGGTTTCCAAGTCGACCTCAAGGACAAACACGCCGTCGAAGAGATCGATGAATTTGGGAAAATTCCGCGAACCACCGCAGAAAAATGTTACCCCCTCATCCTGATTGGCGACCAAAGATTTTACTTTATCTACATGCCAAATGTGGTTTTCGGGTTTAAAGCCTTCCGTCGGGGTACCAGTTTCCGGATCGCCTTGATAAACCAATTCACGGTCACCATGAATGGCATGGTAGCCGCGCCGCTGCAATTCGTTGCAGACCGTAGTTTTGCCGGCGCCGGAAACGCCTCCAATCAGATAATTCCTATTGCCCATGGTTAGACCCTCCATTCAACTGGATAAGCACAATATATTAGATTTCTACTTTATCGCTAAACTGCCCTTTAGCTCAATCAAGTTGTTTATTCACCCAGTGTAAAAATATGGCCCTTTCTTACTCCTGGATTTCAATATCGTGTTCCTTACACCATTCAATTACTAATTCCTTTATCTTACTTTCTTTGTACTTGTTCCAATGTTTATCAACACCATGTTCTATTACTCCATCTTTAAATCTCCTAAACGCTCCTCTTCCTTGAATGGCATCATTCAGTTCTTCTCTAATGTCTTCATCCTCTAGAGTCCCGATAAAATCCTGTATGATTTCATATTCGTTGTAATCGTTTCTTAACGTGAAGTCAACGTAAACCCCGTCTTCATCCTCAATAATGCTTATTGCTTTTTCTATGTTCTCTCTTTGCCATTCAGGAAAATTTTCAAGTGGTTTTTCATCTTCTGCAGCCCCAATTTCTTCTCTCATTAATGTAATAACTTCGCCTGTTTTGCTGTTTATAAAAGTAAAAGTATCTTCAATTTGAAGTTCAATTTCACCGACTAGATCATCCAATTTTACTGGTTCGTTATTCTTCATTTGTCTATAAGCCCCTTTCCATTCATACAAACATCTTGTCCAAAAAACAAACAAAGCTACCCAATCGGCAGCTTTGCACTTGATTTGATTAGATGATACCAATTTTTTGGCCACCAAACTATCGTATCCGTTAGCTTAATCAGAAGGCTCAGAACGGCCTTATATCTGGCTGTACGGTGTGGTCTGCGCAGCTCACGAAACCAGAAGCTGCGGGCTTATTACGATAATAAAAAGCGTGCTGAAGGCAAACCCTTTAAAGTAGCGGTTATTGCTTGTGTAAACAAGCTAATCCAATGGCTTTATGCGGTCTTGACCAAAAAGGAAGCATTTCGTCTAAGTTGAGCAAGAAACACTAACCTTCTTAGGAAAACCTTCCCAAGCCTTAAGGGACGGTTATTTGTCATGTTCTTTTTTCAGTATAACACCGTTGACTTTAACCATTAAGAATTAAATATTGACAAGCTATTAGCTAGAATAGCTTAACCCAATCATCTTCTTTGGCACAAATAAAATAGTATCAAAGAATAAGTTTACTTTCTTTTCCTGAAAGCAGTCTTATTATATTTCCCCTATGCCTGAAAATAGTCATAACCGCCATTAAGCATGCAAATAAATAAAAATAAAAGGTATTCCCGAAAACAGGAATAAATGAAATAGCCGCAAAAAGCAATGTAGCACATATTGTGCCTAAAGAAACATAACGGGTTAAAGCTACTATTATCACAAAAAAAACAAGGCATAAAAGGGCCATAACCCAGTTAACCATAAACAGCACAGCCACTGCTGTGAGTGCTCCCTTGCCCCCTTTAAACCCAAAATATAACGGCCAGTTATGCCCTATAACTACACCTGCTCCTGCCACTAAAAGACTTACACAATCTTTAGCGTCTCCCGTATAAAAGTAAACGCCAATAAAAAATCCTATATAACAGGCAATTATCCCTTTTAATATATCTCCCGCAAGAACAAACACCGCGGCAGATTTCCCAAGTACCCTAAGAGTATTGGTAAGCCCGGCGTTTTTGCTTCCATGGCTTCTTATATCCTTGCCATATATTTTCCCTACAATCACCGCTGTATTAAGGCTCCCTAGCAGGTAGCCTAAAGCTAAGGCCACAAAAAGCTTTAAGATATCAATCATGTCTCTTCTCCCGTGAAATTATTTATTACGATTTATATTCTTCATAGCACCAAGCTATCCTGCCCTTTAGCTTAATGCCTCCCGCCTTCCAGTCCTATACTTTATTTTAACAATCAGATTTCCTCAAGATGTAGGCGAAAGACGCCCCATGTGAAGATTCAGGATGAAATTCAAGACATATTAGAATTTGGACGAGAGCAAGCAGAGAACCTTCTCGTCAAAGACAAGAATAAATCACCATCGAAAAAGCTAAGCACAATAAGGTTTCCCGTATCTTTTATACTTCTTTCTTGCCCACAGGGATGAAACCTTTGGGGATATTTCTCGTCTATTGTAGCAAGAACAGAATGAAGGAGTGGCGGCTATCAGACGGCTTTCGAATGCAGTATGCGTAATGTTGTTAACGATCGTGTTATTGTCCGGATGCCGGGGCATTGGCGGGCAAGCGATCATTGATTGGGCCGATTTCCTGAAGCTGAACGGGATTTCGTACAGCCATTACTGGTATGCTGCCTTGACGGATCCAGCGAAAATAGGTGGTAAAGTTGGTGAGGTTGCGTTCCAAGTCGCGGACAATGTCCACAATCCGGGTTATAAGACGAAGAATGGGGATGCCGCATTCCTGGCCAAAGGAACCGTCGTTTATGCAGTAGAGGGTTATTCTGATCATTCCGTCGTAGCCGTCAAGGATCCGAAAGCCTTCAACGGCTATCGGCTGTATGCGAACGACCAAAAAATTCAGGAGCTGTCCGCATCGCTTGAGCCAGTAGAGCAAACCGTGAAAAGGGCGATTATTTATAAGGAGTCTTCAGACGATAAGCCGATTGTGGATGTCCAGGGCGTGAGCGCTTCGTTCTTTGTTTCGCTCCTAAAGCGCAGCGAGGATCGGGAAAGCTACACGCCGAGCCGAACGAACGGTGATCCGAAAATGTACCGATTTGTAATCGATACGGGAAAATCGATCGGCTACTCGAATATCGTCCTTGACGATGGAGTAAGCTTTTATTGGCAAGACCGGAACACCAAGCTACTGCCTAGCGAATTTGCCTATTACTTTGCGGAACCGCGTAGACCAGTGTTCCGGTGGGCGATATCGAATTTACGCTGCCGCGCAGCTCTTTAACGCTGGCGACAGGAGAACAGATCAAGCAGGACGGTTCGACGAACAATATTACAGTTTTGTCGCGAGATGGGAAAACAGAGCGATATGTATTTCCGGCTGAAGCTTACGATAATCTGCTCAAACGCGTGCAGTTGGAGAACCCAGGCAGTGGAGAGTCAAAGACGATCCTTTACTGGGCGTCCCGACCGACGCCGGTCAATGACGGCAGAGCCATTGCGTTCGAGTCGAACAAGAATGCTGTTCTAACCAAGAAGCAAACGTTCAGCATCCATCTCGTCAATGCCGACGGGACGGGCGAGAAAGTACTTGTCGACGGCGCCAAGTACGGCTATGCGGTACTGCTGGATAGCTTCGGAAGCAGGCTCGTCGCAGAGAGCGAAGATCGATCGGTACTCGATATCGACGTCGTAACGGGCGCCATTCGCAAGCATGAAGTAAACGGTCATCTCGATGCTCTGTCGAAAGACGGGCGTTACGTGCTATACCGGGGTATGGACAGTGATGTGCTGGTCGGCCGCAAGCTGTGGGTAATCGATCTGGAAACGGGGCAAAAGACTGCGGCCGGCGACGTGCCACAGGATTATATCTACAATAAGGGAATCAAATAGAGGGTGGTTTCGAATGTCGCGATTTTCATTCTATCCTCCCTCAGTTCCCACAACGCTTTTCAGCATTGGCTTGAACAAAGTTACACACTTTTATCATCATTGCAACTGTATCCAGGTTATTTTCTAAATTCCAGTATTGTTCCTAATTAGACAGGCTGTCGGTTTTTTCCGGCAGCCTTGTCATTGAAGTATCGTGCCCGTTAGCACAAATAAGGCTAACGGTCTTGCCCATAGCCTTTCAAATAGATAACTCGTGACATATTACCGTAGGAGGGGCTAATGTGTATTCGTCTAACTATCGTTGCCCAGGTTTCCCCATCGTTCCAAAAGCCAGCCATTTTCTAATATATCATCATCCGTGAGCTTGCCCAATTTCATCTTGGCCAGAAGTACGAGTTCTCTCCGATTTGTATACTCAAAGTCCTTGTATATTTCTTGATTCTTTTTATGGAATAGGTGAATCAGTTCAGTAAGCTCGAAATATGGCAATGTCCCCTGCTTCCATTCCAAAAACGACTGATACAACGGTTCCAGGGCTTGTTCCGTAACCATTTTATGATACTCATCTAGAAGTTCTCTTTCTTGCTGTTTTTTTAGTTTTGCACCCGACTTATTCTCCACCCTCATCATCCTTTGTTCTGGTTATTAAACTCTTACCCTTTATCCTCTTTCTGAGAAAGCCAGTAGCCGATCGATAATTTCAAACTCTCGTGCCCGTTAGGATTCCTGGAGAGCGTTAATTTTGCGCTTTGCACAAAAACGAGCGACTCCGGTACGATGGGGTAGTCACGGGTTCATAGCCCTTTAGCCATCTTAAGGAGGTCGCTCTAGCTTGAAGTTTAAAGCTCAAGCCAAACAAAATCAACTGCTCGAACACATTTCAACTCGGCACCTTGTCGTCGGCATTGACATCGCCCAGCAGTCCCATGTTGCTCGCGCCGTCAACTTCCGTGGGATCCTGCTTGGCACTCCTCTCCATTTCTCTAACGACGATGCCGGCTTCAATCAACTGCTGCAGTGGATGAAAGATCTGCAGGGGACGCATCAACTGGAACAAGCGGTCGATGATGTCGGCCCTAATTGTCGTTGCGTTAATGTTCCCAGTTAGCATAACCCATCAAGATTCTAAATCTCATTCAGCCATCCTTCAATTTCATTAATTTTCTCCGCATAACGCTTAATATTTAGTATGGTACCAGAAACTTGTTGCGTCCCCGCTTTCTGTTCATCTTGATCCGTGCAATCAATCCATAAAGACCGCTTTAGACAATATTCTAACCAGTCTAACTTCCCCAAAAATCCACTTGCTAGTATCATTCTCCAGTTTGCGTGGATCTCGTTTTGTACTGTTCCTTTATAGCCATCTATGAAAGATAAGAACTTGTCTTGGTCAATCTCGCCCGCTCCATTTTCAGACCAATAAATAGCCGTTTCAATTAGGTCTTGTTTAGGGTTTCTATACCCTGCACATTCCCAATCAATTAGGACTGGGCTATCATTCCACAAGACATTTTTAGGGTCTAGGTCGCCATGACTGATGACCATATCCGTTGAAATTTGCATGGCTGAATTTATAGCTTCGACATTCCAATCGTTAAGCATTTGACTGTTTTCAAATAATAAACTTGTCCATTCGGCATTACTCTCTTGTCCTTTTTTCAGATAGAAGTTCCAGTCAGTTAGTCGACGTTCTTCAGACGAATTATTAACTATCCCGAGGTCTGAAAAATCCCCCATATGTAGAGAAGAAAGAATGCTGCCCATTGTTTTGCAATGACCCGAATTTATTTCACTATGCTTAAGGCTTTTGCCATCCAGCCATTCAAATACGAGACAGAATTGCTGATCCACTTGTTGAATAGAGGCACCATTAAAAGTCTTAGCCGGAAGAGCAGGTACAAAATTTGCAGCACGATTAGCGATGAGTTCTGATCTTATGAAGTTTTCCATGGCCGTTGGTCTGGCCATAATTTCAGGATTTAATGCCTTGACTACATATCTACCTGAGGTGGTTTGTATTGCATACATACGATGTAATAAACCGCCTGATAACGCATGAGGGGCAATTTCTAAATCACCAAGCCCTAATTCATTACATAGAATCTCAATTTGACGAGGGTCCATTCTATATTCACCTTCCCACCAACTTCTTCCATACAAGTAATGTACATGTTCTATGAGACAATTACGTTATCCTGCCTTAACGAAAAAAGGAGCAGCTGCCGCGGCGGCAAACTACTCCATGGAACTTTGAACTAACGTACCCGTTAGCGGAATCACCGCACTGATTTAACTTCGTCGTACAACTTCCCCCAATATAGATGGCATGTTGTTTTCAAACTGCTGTAATAGTTCCGCTCCAAAAACAGAAATTGTGTTTTCCCATGGGTGTCCTAAGTATCCCCATTTGAATTCTTTATGTAAGTAAAAATAATAATCACCGTCTGGGTAAAAGGATATTGTCCAATTCGCCGATCCTTTTTCCAAGTGGGGATTATACAAAAAGGACTCTTGCTGCCAGTCCAAAGCAAAGACATATTCATCTGGTTCAGTTATTGCTTTTAGAGAGTTGACACACTTCTCATCATACTGTGAATACTTGGGTTAAAATTGAAAACCTCGTAGAACTTATCCAAACAATGCGATATTGCTCATCAGTCAATGGAATCCAATTCCCCATTTAAAGTACCTCCCACTGCCTTTTTCCCTTATCTTACCATTAAATTATCCTGCCCTTTAGCTTAATGCCTCCCGCCTTCCAGTCCTATACTTTATTTTAACAATCAGATTTCCTCAAGATGTAGGCGAAAGACGCCCCATGTGAAGATTCAGGATGAAATTCAAGACATATTAGAATTTGGACGAGAGCAAGCAGAGAACCTTCTCGTCAAAGACAAGAATAAATCACCATCGAAAAAGCTAAGCACAATAAGGTTTCCCGTATCTTTTATACTTCTTTCTTGCCCACAGGGATGAAACCTTTGGGGATATTTCTCGTCTATTGTAGCAAGAACAGAATGAAGGAGTGGCGGCTATCAGACGGCTTTCGAATGCAGTATGCGTAATGTTGTTAACGATCGTGTTATTGTCCGGATGCCGGGGCATTGGCGGGCAAGCGATCATTGATTGGGCCGATTTCCTGAAGCTGAACGGGATTTCGTACAGCCATTACTGGTATGCTGCCTTGACGGATCCAGCGAAAATAGGTGGTAAAGTTGGTGAGGTTGCGTTCCAAGTCGCGGACAATGTCCACAATCCGGGTTATAAGACGAAGAATGGGGATGCCGCATTCCTGGCCAAAGGAACCGTCGTTTATGCAGTAGAGGGTTATTCTGATCATTCCGTCGTAGCCGTCAAGGATCCGAAAGCCTTCAACGGCTATCGGCTGTATGCGAACGACCAAAAAATTCAGGAGCTGTCCGCATCGCTTGAGCCAGTAGAGCAAACCGTGAAAAGGGCGATTATTTATAAGGAGTCTTCAGACGATAAGCCGATTGTGGATGTCCAGGGCGTGAGCGCTTCGTTCTTTGTTTCGCTCCTAAAGCGCAGCGAGGATCGGGAAAGCTACACGCCGAGCCGAACGAACGGTGATCCGAAAATGTACCGATTTGTAATCGATACGGGAAAATCGATCGGCTACTCGAATATCGTCCTTGACGATGGAGTAAGCTTTTATTGGCAAGACCGGAACACCAAGCTACTGCCTAGCGAATTTGCCTATTACTTTGCGGAACCGCGTAGACCAGTGTTCCGGGTGGGCGATATCGAATTTACGCTGCCGCGCAGCTCTTTAACGCTGGCGACAGGAGAACAGATCAAGCAGGACGGTTCGACGAACAATATTACAGTTTTGTCGCGAGATGGGAAAACAGAGCGATATGTATTTCCGGCTGAAGCTTACGATAATCTGCTCAAACGCGTGCAGTTGGAGAACCCAGGCAGTGGAGAGTCAAAGACGATCCTTTACTGGGCGTCCCGACCGACGCCGGTCAATGACGGCAGAGCCATTGCGTTCGAGTCGAACAAGAATGCTGTTCTAACCAAGAAGCAAACGTTCAGCATCCATCTCGTCAATGCCGACGGGACGGGCGAGAAAGTACTTGTCGACGGCGCCAAGTACGGCTATGCGGTACTGCTGGATAGCTTAGGAAGCAGGCTCGTCGCAGAGAGCGAAGATCGATCGGTACTCGATATCGACGTCGTAACGGGCGCCATTCGCAAGCATG contains:
- a CDS encoding DUF2716 domain-containing protein, with protein sequence MTEPDEYVFALDWQQESFLYNPHLEKGSANWTISFYPDGDYYFYLHKEFKWGYLGHPWENTISVFGAELLQQFENNMPSILGEVVRRS
- a CDS encoding metallophosphoesterase family protein — protein: MFAVITDIHGNYPALRAALQAIDQSGVHRIFCLGDMIGIGPDSNEVLHMLFARNDISMITGNHDEAVLALLNGEEYPNSHLHVRSHHEWIASRLEYSFIQKLNNLPRAIKFTHEALDVLMIHYHINQERFKDHISKDPFSSVVEPSLPNLVELFSDRQENLICFGHHHPSHYFANHDHTFLNPGSLGCYEKPAARFALVQIAEGQSRIELKEVKYDNTEFLKSYSKLEVPDRDFILKIFHGNQLR
- a CDS encoding TolB family protein, coding for MQLENPGSGESKTILYWASRPTPVNDGRAIAFESNKNAVLTKKQTFSIHLVNADGTGEKVLVDGAKYGYAVLLDSFGSRLVAESEDRSVLDIDVVTGAIRKHEVNGHLDALSKDGRYVLYRGMDSDVLVGRKLWVIDLETGQKTAAGDVPQDYIYNKGIK
- a CDS encoding TolB-like translocation protein: MLLTIVLLSGCRGIGGQAIIDWADFLKLNGISYSHYWYAALTDPAKIGGKVGEVAFQVADNVHNPGYKTKNGDAAFLAKGTVVYAVEGYSDHSVVAVKDPKAFNGYRLYANDQKIQELSASLEPVEQTVKRAIIYKESSDDKPIVDVQGVSASFFVSLLKRSEDRESYTPSRTNGDPKMYRFVIDTGKSIGYSNIVLDDGVSFYWQDRNTKLLPSEFAYYFAEPRRPVFRVGDIEFTLPRSSLTLATGEQIKQDGSTNNITVLSRDGKTERYVFPAEAYDNLLKRVQLENPGSGESKTILYWASRPTPVNDGRAIAFESNKNAVLTKKQTFSIHLVNADGTGEKVLVDGAKYGYAVLLDSLGSRLVAESEDRSVLDIDVVTGAIRKHEVNSHLEALSKDGRYVLYRGMDSDVLVGRKLWVIDLETGQKTAAGDVPQDYIYNKGIK
- a CDS encoding FAD-dependent oxidoreductase; its protein translation is MVSLLLLFTACKEKLEVVDNTNLDPNNPDIVVIGSEIEGIYLARAAKDEGLSIVVLDPRDLSGGQLIQGEMHYLDEAIADGGRSLLQGRVKELFDRYKKGDIRKAGEFSDYYKTLIEGIPVETAITITTLDIKRDAKTSNKTLHSISYRTKEGEEKKITAKYWVENTDFSAITSRLGISRIPGIETVFNETGKTKDYMAASMMMKFRNVDWDKFKREINRLSKDDITKKYGGESTVTDKFTWGFGNVGGSYKASSKEVFLRGLNTINQRDGEVLINALLLYNVDPAREESIRNAIELGKRETERILPHLRKELPGWENAEVNGFPNYLYIRDFDRYETEYILQASDQMSGKMFWDNVSIAGYPIDLQGTMDHPWGERKGDPDQYGIPLRAFIPKGYTNIITAGKNIGASAVAYGSARIQPNTSLAAEVIGIILARMDDGQQLTEVTEKNMKEFHDYINKKYGITLRGAEGKNKIKYMSEEQIRQLNEGRLTLH
- the lspA gene encoding signal peptidase II codes for the protein MKSYSYWIALVVLVLDQITKKIVSGSMEVGDQLSVIGEFFKIHLYKNNGAAFSMLPNQRLFFIVITTAVVTGLLWYIQRSRSSGKALLLSALGLILGGAIGNLLDRALYGEVVDFFQLTFGSYIFPIFNVADIGITIGVALILLDTMRDTKNQGAEATGIG
- a CDS encoding UPF0158 family protein, yielding MKNNEPVKLDDLVGEIELQIEDTFTFINSKTGEVITLMREEIGAAEDEKPLENFPEWQRENIEKAISIIEDEDGVYVDFTLRNDYNEYEIIQDFIGTLEDEDIREELNDAIQGRGAFRRFKDGVIEHGVDKHWNKYKESKIKELVIEWCKEHDIEIQE
- the plsY gene encoding glycerol-3-phosphate 1-O-acyltransferase PlsY — encoded protein: MIDILKLFVALALGYLLGSLNTAVIVGKIYGKDIRSHGSKNAGLTNTLRVLGKSAAVFVLAGDILKGIIACYIGFFIGVYFYTGDAKDCVSLLVAGAGVVIGHNWPLYFGFKGGKGALTAVAVLFMVNWVMALLCLVFFVIIVALTRYVSLGTICATLLFAAISFIPVFGNTFYFYLFACLMAVMTIFRHRGNIIRLLSGKESKLIL
- a CDS encoding AAA family ATPase — protein: MGNRNYLIGGVSGAGKTTVCNELQRRGYHAIHGDRELVYQGDPETGTPTEGFKPENHIWHVDKVKSLVANQDEGVTFFCGGSRNFPKFIDLFDGVFVLEVDLETSLRRIDERVALDPTDWGGRPEEREISARMYQTKEGVPKKGIIIDATAPIARVVNEILHQIEANERQ
- a CDS encoding phosphotransferase; this encodes MDPRQIEILCNELGLGDLEIAPHALSGGLLHRMYAIQTTSGRYVVKALNPEIMARPTAMENFIRSELIANRAANFVPALPAKTFNGASIQQVDQQFCLVFEWLDGKSLKHSEINSGHCKTMGSILSSLHMGDFSDLGIVNNSSEERRLTDWNFYLKKGQESNAEWTSLLFENSQMLNDWNVEAINSAMQISTDMVISHGDLDPKNVLWNDSPVLIDWECAGYRNPKQDLIETAIYWSENGAGEIDQDKFLSFIDGYKGTVQNEIHANWRMILASGFLGKLDWLEYCLKRSLWIDCTDQDEQKAGTQQVSGTILNIKRYAEKINEIEGWLNEI